The following coding sequences are from one Gadus morhua chromosome 10, gadMor3.0, whole genome shotgun sequence window:
- the LOC115552469 gene encoding uncharacterized protein LOC115552469: MADITSIVSLYLLWKRERRQNARRRFWVHETIRSRTELGEFHRLLQELRLDGERFQRYLRLTPAQFDDLLARIGARISWLDTNYRRSISASERLSICLRYLATGDSYRTIANSFRVGISTVSSIVPDVATAIWDSLVEEFMAVPSTDEWRSIAGRFEEGWNFPLCCGALDGKHVVIKAPAHSGSQFYNYKGTFSLVLLAVVDAEYCFRVIDVGGYGRTSDGGILANSAFGAALQSGTLQLPADLPLPGADHRGPQPHVFVADEAFPLRKNLMRPFPGRNLARERRVFNYRLSQARMVVENAFGILSSQWRVYRRAFEVNVEVAEKCVKATCILHNFMRRTTPPSALRGNIPVGEVDPLPGLRRVAANNSAREAIRIREAFKSYFSAEGTVPWQDNV; the protein is encoded by the exons atggccgacattacgagcatcgtatctctttacctgttgtggaagagggagagacgtcagaATGCTCGTCGTCGTTtttgggttcatgagaccattcggagccgtACAGAGCTCGGTGAATTTCACCGTCTTCTGCAGGAGCTCCGTCTGGATGGCGAACGCTTCCAGCGCTATTTGAGGCTGACTCCGGCCCAGTTTGATGACCTGCTAGCTAGGATCGGTGCTAGGATCTCTTGGTTGGACACCAACTACAGGCGCTCCATCTCAGCTTCGGAGcgcctgtccatctgtctccg ATACCTAGCCACTGGGGACTCCTACAGGACCATCGCAAATAGTTTCCGTGTTGGGATCTCCACTGTCTCCAGCATTGTCCCTGATGTTGCCACTGCAATCTGGGACTCTCTGGTGGAAGAGTTCATGGCTGTGCCCAGCACAGATGAGTGGAGGTCCATTGCAGGGAGGTTTGAGGAGGGCTGGAATTTTCCTCTTTGCTGTGGAGCATTAGATGGGAAGCATGTGGTCATCAAAGCCCCTGCTCACTCAGGATCCCAGTTCTACAATTACAAGGGAactttctctcttgttctcttggCGGTTGTAGACGCGGAATATTGTTTCCGGGTGATTGATGTCGGGGGGTACGGAAGAACCAGCGATGGTGGGATTCTGGCCAACTCTGCTTTTGGTGCAGCCCTTCAGTCTGGCACCCTCCAACTGCCTGCCGACCTGCCACTACCAGGAGCTGACCACCGAGGACCACAGCCACATGTCTTCGTGGCTGATGAGGCCTTTCCACTGCGGAAAAACCTCATGAGGCCATTCCCTGGTCGCAACCTGGCAAGAGAGCGCCGGGTTTTCAATTACCGTCTGTCCCAAGCTCGGATGGTTGTGGAGAATGCCTTTGGGATCCTTTCTTCCCAGTGGAGGGTCTACAGGCGTGCCTTCGAGGTCAACGTTGAGGTTGCGGAGAAGTGTGTGAAGGCTACCTGTATTCTCCACAACTTCATGCGGAGGACCACCCCCCCAAGTGCATTGAGGGGGAACATCCCAGTTGGCGAGGTGGACCCACTGCCAGGTCTACGGAGAGTTGCTGCCAACAACTCAGCGAGGGAAGCCATCAGGATTCGGGAGGCCTTCAAGTCCTACTTCTCCGCTGAGGGAACCGTCCCATGGCAAGACAACGTGTAG
- the LOC115552838 gene encoding uncharacterized protein LOC115552838 isoform X2 → MDPSWKKRKGGAERARDQKKAALQADATKCLNIADMFAARGHGASTSAAAASTGSGGEDARQQVDEAAMTMLTDASQQETVASVDTVESVDTGDQPLPSSTSDAGTQCFLKPPRWSHGSLAAVKLENIMMRAALLKDVRQLSPQHQTFSLEAYHSLILHFAPKHTGFSYLGMYSRLLLAALHYNHNANRETARRSDGTEKYCVRYPRFRKGAHVVRPIKEAASYGYATSLMKALRESYANSPAVLREVGANLSSDAPAPIAKSFEQIPKEEAISLYLARQSRFKKT, encoded by the exons ATGGACCCTAGTTGGAAGAAAAGAAAGGGTGGCGCTGAAAGAGCCAGGGACCAGAAAAAAGCAGCCCTTCAGGCAGATGCTACGAAATGCCTAAACATAGCTGATATGTTTGCTGCTCGTGGACATGGAGCCTCcacatctgcagcagcagcatcaacaggtAGTGGAGGAGAAGATGCTCGACAGCAGGTGGACGAGGCGGCCATGACG ATGTTGACAGACGCCTCACAGCAGGAGACCGTGGCCAGTGTAGACACTGTGGAGAGTGTCGATACTGGGGATCAGCCCTTGccctcctccacttctgacgctggGACACAATGTTTTTTGAAGCCCCCCCGATGGTCTCACG GCTCATTGGCAGCAGTCAAGTTGGAGAACATAATGATGAGGGCTGCCTTGCTGAAAGATGTTCGTCAGCTGTCTCCACAGCACCAGACCTTCTCCCTTGAGGCTTACCACTCCCTCATCTTGCACTTCGCGCCCAAGCACACAGGGTTTTCATACCTTGGGATGTATAGCAG GCTTCTCTTAGCGGCGCTGCATTATAATCACAATGCCAATCGCGAGACAGCACGGAGAAGTGACGGGACAGAGAAGTACTGCGTGCGGTATCCGCGCTTCAGAAAAGGTGCCCATGTGGTGCGTCCCATCAAAGAGGCAGCCTCATACG GTTATGCAACATCATTAATGAAGGCCCTTCGGGAGAGCTACGCCAATTCACCCGCGGTTCTTCGAGAGGTTGGCGCCAATCTGTCCTCCGATGCACCCGCCCCCATCGCCAAATCCTTCGAACAGATTCCTAAGGAGGAGGCCATCAGCCTCTACCTAGCCCGGCAGTCACGCTTCAAGAAAACCTAA
- the LOC115552838 gene encoding uncharacterized protein LOC115552838 isoform X1, with translation MVFYCICGGCNNSSKSGHRVHCFPKDKGILRSWVQFVKFRRADFSASSVTAYSRICSAHFKEEDYHSGDAKMVSLGLKSKRTAKLIPTAVPSVHANHSACPVPRSRDTVCRKREIATMLTDASQQETVASVDTVESVDTGDQPLPSSTSDAGTQCFLKPPRWSHGSLAAVKLENIMMRAALLKDVRQLSPQHQTFSLEAYHSLILHFAPKHTGFSYLGMYSRLLLAALHYNHNANRETARRSDGTEKYCVRYPRFRKGAHVVRPIKEAASYGYATSLMKALRESYANSPAVLREVGANLSSDAPAPIAKSFEQIPKEEAISLYLARQSRFKKT, from the exons ATGGTTTTCTACTGTATTTGTGGCGGGTGCAACAACTCCAGCAAAAGTGGACATAGGGTCCATTGCTTCCCCAAGGACAAAGGGATTCTCCGAAGCTGGGTGCAATTTGTCAAGTTTAGGCGGGCAGATTTTTCAGCTAGCTCTGTTACCGCGTACTCCAGAATATGCAGCGCGCATTTCAAGGAGGAGGATTACCACTCAGGGGATGCCAAGATGGTCTCACTTGGTTTAAAGAGTAAGAGGACGGCGAAGTTAATTCCTACCGCCGTGCCGTCTGTGCATGCAAACCACTCTGCCTGCCCTGTCCCGAGGTCGAGAGACACCGTCTGCCGCAAGCGAGAGATTGCCACG ATGTTGACAGACGCCTCACAGCAGGAGACCGTGGCCAGTGTAGACACTGTGGAGAGTGTCGATACTGGGGATCAGCCCTTGccctcctccacttctgacgctggGACACAATGTTTTTTGAAGCCCCCCCGATGGTCTCACG GCTCATTGGCAGCAGTCAAGTTGGAGAACATAATGATGAGGGCTGCCTTGCTGAAAGATGTTCGTCAGCTGTCTCCACAGCACCAGACCTTCTCCCTTGAGGCTTACCACTCCCTCATCTTGCACTTCGCGCCCAAGCACACAGGGTTTTCATACCTTGGGATGTATAGCAG GCTTCTCTTAGCGGCGCTGCATTATAATCACAATGCCAATCGCGAGACAGCACGGAGAAGTGACGGGACAGAGAAGTACTGCGTGCGGTATCCGCGCTTCAGAAAAGGTGCCCATGTGGTGCGTCCCATCAAAGAGGCAGCCTCATACG GTTATGCAACATCATTAATGAAGGCCCTTCGGGAGAGCTACGCCAATTCACCCGCGGTTCTTCGAGAGGTTGGCGCCAATCTGTCCTCCGATGCACCCGCCCCCATCGCCAAATCCTTCGAACAGATTCCTAAGGAGGAGGCCATCAGCCTCTACCTAGCCCGGCAGTCACGCTTCAAGAAAACCTAA